In Leptospira stimsonii, a single window of DNA contains:
- a CDS encoding MoaD/ThiS family protein, translating to MEVAVKTFGILKDHFQSDFVLNLESPVRVLDVVEEMRRKKPETSRILEVSLWAVQDKMVGADRILVEGETVLILPPLSGG from the coding sequence TTGGAAGTTGCGGTAAAAACATTCGGAATCTTAAAAGATCATTTTCAATCCGATTTCGTATTAAATTTAGAATCTCCGGTGCGCGTTTTGGACGTTGTGGAAGAGATGAGAAGGAAAAAGCCGGAAACGAGTCGGATTCTGGAAGTTTCGCTCTGGGCCGTTCAGGATAAAATGGTCGGAGCCGATCGAATCCTAGTAGAGGGAGAAACCGTTTTGATTCTTCCACCGTTAAGCGGAGGCTGA
- a CDS encoding GTP 3',8-cyclase MoaA yields the protein MIRDGFGRSFQTLRISLLDRCNFACTYCVDEDILLSRKNSYLEVEEWIRIVHDLHGLLHLKKVRLTGGEPTLYPHLKVLVQELKNLGIPQISLTTNGSILSKQASDLKKAGLDSINVSLDSMTPEGFRAMSRRAAIKQTLHGIETAVKIGLKVRINCTLMRGKNEDQIIPILEYSWSKGILPRFLELMKMGYLQNSDTIPIFSQKEILDRVEEHYGVLTPQTRKISSTANYWNTESGNSFGIIANESAPFCSDCDRLRLDSKGSLYGCLSSSTGFPLPKLREQGIDMEQILILALRQKQDVRFKGSDLTMMAIGG from the coding sequence ATGATACGCGACGGTTTTGGAAGAAGTTTTCAAACTCTTAGAATCAGTCTTCTGGATCGTTGCAACTTCGCTTGTACTTATTGCGTGGATGAGGATATCCTTTTATCACGAAAGAATTCTTATTTAGAAGTGGAAGAATGGATTCGTATCGTTCACGATCTTCACGGTTTATTACATTTAAAAAAAGTGAGACTAACGGGGGGAGAACCGACTCTTTACCCCCACTTAAAAGTTCTTGTTCAAGAATTAAAAAATTTAGGAATCCCGCAAATTTCCCTTACGACAAACGGTTCGATTCTTTCGAAACAGGCATCGGATTTAAAGAAAGCGGGATTGGATTCCATCAACGTTTCTTTGGATTCGATGACCCCGGAAGGATTCCGTGCAATGAGTCGACGTGCGGCGATCAAACAGACGTTACACGGAATCGAGACCGCCGTCAAAATAGGTCTTAAGGTTCGAATCAATTGTACTTTGATGAGAGGAAAGAATGAAGATCAGATCATTCCAATTCTTGAATATTCTTGGAGCAAAGGAATTCTACCCAGATTTTTGGAACTGATGAAGATGGGTTATTTGCAAAATTCAGATACAATCCCGATTTTTTCTCAAAAAGAAATTTTGGATCGTGTTGAAGAACATTACGGAGTTCTTACTCCGCAAACGAGGAAGATTTCCTCGACAGCGAATTACTGGAATACGGAAAGCGGAAATTCTTTCGGCATCATCGCAAACGAGTCCGCACCTTTTTGTAGCGATTGCGATCGTCTTCGTTTGGATAGCAAGGGAAGCCTTTACGGCTGTTTGAGTTCGTCCACGGGGTTTCCGTTGCCGAAACTCAGGGAACAAGGAATCGATATGGAACAGATTCTTATCTTAGCATTACGTCAAAAACAAGACGTTCGTTTTAAGGGAAGCGATCTTACTATGATGGCAATCGGAGGTTGA
- a CDS encoding DEAD/DEAH box helicase, with amino-acid sequence MKKLKFSELNLSTEIQNAIAEMGYEEASPIQSDAIPVILKGKDIIGHAQTGTGKTAAFAIPTIEKLEVNSKSLQALILCPTRELVIQVSEQFRKLMKYKGNFEVVPIYGGQEIDRQLRALRKNPQIVIATPGRMMDHMRRGSIRLDEIKIVVLDEADEMLDMGFRDDMEIILKDTPAERQTIMFSATMTDDILNMMKRFQKSPQIIDVTHQKLSAPKIEQIYFEIQESAKGEALARLIEHRNIKLALVFCNTKAQVDTLVELLKSRGYFAEGLHGDLNQKQRDKVMNGFRNGTIEILVATDVAGRGIDVNNVEAVFNYDLPRDGEDYVHRIGRTGRAGKKGIAFSFIVGKQIYNLKKIERANGVKIEPGKIPTLDDLEETKIHSYTAKIRGLVDAGHLSEYVNQIERLMGTEYTALDIAAALFKLTIHKESGTFDPSIKFEAEQRFDDRKPSRKSGGYNRDRSYSGRSSGGGSGGGSRSKFGGGGGRSGGGDRNKKSGSPPYKAKKK; translated from the coding sequence ATGAAGAAACTCAAGTTTAGTGAACTAAACTTATCCACCGAAATCCAAAATGCGATCGCTGAAATGGGATACGAAGAAGCGTCACCAATTCAATCGGACGCAATTCCAGTCATCTTAAAAGGAAAAGATATCATCGGACACGCGCAAACAGGTACGGGTAAAACCGCCGCGTTCGCAATTCCGACGATCGAAAAGTTGGAAGTAAATTCCAAGAGTCTGCAAGCGTTGATCCTCTGCCCGACTAGAGAACTCGTGATCCAAGTCAGCGAACAATTTAGAAAGCTGATGAAGTACAAAGGTAACTTTGAGGTTGTCCCGATCTACGGCGGACAGGAAATCGACAGACAATTACGAGCTCTGAGAAAAAATCCTCAGATCGTAATCGCAACCCCAGGGAGAATGATGGATCACATGAGACGCGGTTCCATTCGTCTGGATGAGATCAAGATCGTCGTGTTGGACGAAGCCGATGAAATGTTGGATATGGGATTTAGAGATGATATGGAGATCATCCTAAAAGACACTCCGGCAGAACGTCAGACAATCATGTTTTCCGCAACGATGACCGACGACATCTTGAATATGATGAAACGTTTTCAAAAAAGTCCTCAGATTATCGACGTAACACATCAGAAACTCAGCGCTCCGAAAATCGAACAAATCTACTTTGAAATTCAAGAAAGTGCGAAGGGAGAAGCCCTTGCAAGATTGATCGAGCACAGAAACATCAAACTCGCTCTCGTCTTTTGCAATACAAAAGCTCAAGTCGACACATTGGTCGAGCTGTTAAAATCACGCGGATATTTTGCGGAAGGTCTTCACGGAGATCTCAACCAAAAACAAAGAGACAAAGTGATGAACGGGTTTCGTAACGGAACCATCGAGATTCTAGTAGCGACCGACGTAGCTGGAAGAGGAATCGACGTGAATAACGTGGAAGCGGTTTTCAACTATGATCTGCCGAGAGACGGGGAAGACTACGTTCATAGAATCGGAAGAACGGGAAGAGCCGGTAAAAAAGGAATCGCATTCTCTTTCATTGTGGGAAAACAAATCTACAATCTCAAAAAAATCGAGCGTGCGAACGGCGTAAAAATCGAACCCGGAAAAATTCCTACGTTAGACGATCTTGAGGAAACTAAAATTCATTCTTATACCGCAAAAATCAGAGGGCTCGTAGACGCGGGACATTTGAGCGAATATGTGAATCAGATCGAAAGGTTGATGGGAACCGAATACACGGCTCTTGATATCGCCGCGGCACTTTTCAAACTTACGATTCACAAAGAAAGCGGCACTTTCGATCCGAGCATCAAATTCGAAGCGGAACAACGTTTCGACGACAGAAAACCTTCGCGTAAATCAGGCGGTTACAATCGGGATCGAAGCTATTCCGGAAGATCGAGTGGGGGCGGTTCCGGAGGAGGCTCGCGTTCCAAGTTCGGCGGAGGCGGCGGTAGGAGCGGTGGTGGAGACCGAAACAAAAAATCGGGTTCACCACCTTACAAAGCAAAGAAGAAATAA
- a CDS encoding formylglycine-generating enzyme family protein — protein MIRSRIFTISKFFILLFVLWIGVESKTLFSQDQEDPSLNLRMVPFWKGEVEAVYRGKGKVKIRIRRGSVFYGKEEDEIKAILARRSEYPVLQTNPEKEIGLFSIRQISVAYQNTSKGRKANEVELFGSFSANAGVPESLLAAGTFIQDYKQEVAYVEPGAFFADERRRTRPAKQLRHPKDGKEMVFVSGGYEQNGELFYESMGFFLHGQGNDASEDSYNPFYFKPDRGNLQDISSYYIDKYEVTNQEYSKFLKETNTQPPPHWPNGILPTGKENHPVNGLTYREAEAYARWSGKRLPTEMEWEKAARGTGLTWMINRDESYSFYPNPLEYPFGNDFDPLLCNTLESKKQDTINVYELAKKSASPYGVIGMCGNVAEWTSSDYLPYKGHSLKRNAFGKMHKVIRGGSFASTKEESTVYHRSFGGIPNLRSDRRAGIRLVWDLPGR, from the coding sequence ATGATCCGATCACGCATTTTTACAATTTCAAAATTTTTCATTCTACTTTTTGTTCTTTGGATCGGTGTAGAATCGAAGACGCTTTTTTCTCAAGATCAGGAAGACCCATCCCTCAATTTAAGAATGGTTCCGTTTTGGAAGGGCGAAGTTGAGGCGGTCTATCGCGGAAAAGGAAAAGTAAAAATTCGAATCCGTAGGGGATCGGTTTTTTACGGAAAGGAAGAAGACGAAATCAAGGCGATTCTTGCAAGAAGATCGGAATATCCAGTTTTACAAACCAATCCGGAAAAGGAAATCGGCTTGTTCTCAATCCGACAAATCTCTGTCGCTTATCAAAATACTTCTAAAGGAAGAAAAGCGAACGAAGTCGAACTCTTCGGATCCTTTTCTGCGAACGCCGGAGTTCCGGAAAGTCTTTTGGCCGCAGGAACTTTTATACAAGATTACAAACAAGAAGTCGCCTATGTAGAGCCGGGCGCTTTTTTTGCGGATGAGAGAAGAAGGACTCGGCCAGCTAAACAACTCAGACATCCGAAAGACGGAAAAGAAATGGTCTTCGTATCCGGCGGATACGAACAAAACGGAGAATTGTTCTACGAGTCCATGGGGTTCTTTCTTCATGGGCAAGGAAATGACGCGTCTGAAGATAGTTACAATCCATTCTATTTCAAACCGGATCGAGGTAATCTCCAAGACATTTCCTCCTATTACATCGATAAGTATGAAGTTACAAATCAAGAATATTCAAAATTCTTAAAGGAAACGAATACACAACCGCCTCCGCATTGGCCGAATGGGATTCTTCCAACGGGTAAAGAAAATCATCCTGTAAACGGTCTCACATACCGCGAAGCCGAAGCCTACGCGCGTTGGTCCGGAAAACGTCTACCCACGGAAATGGAGTGGGAGAAGGCCGCTCGCGGGACGGGACTAACGTGGATGATCAATCGGGACGAGTCTTATTCTTTCTATCCGAATCCTCTTGAATATCCGTTTGGAAATGATTTCGATCCTCTGCTCTGTAATACGTTAGAAAGCAAAAAACAGGATACGATCAACGTGTATGAACTTGCAAAAAAATCGGCAAGTCCGTACGGGGTGATTGGAATGTGCGGGAACGTTGCGGAATGGACGAGTTCGGATTACCTTCCTTACAAAGGACATTCTCTCAAAAGAAACGCATTTGGAAAAATGCACAAAGTGATCCGAGGTGGTTCTTTCGCATCTACAAAGGAAGAATCAACGGTGTATCACAGATCTTTTGGAGGCATTCCCAATTTGAGATCCGATCGAAGAGCCGGAATCCGTTTGGTCTGGGATCTGCCGGGAAGATAA
- a CDS encoding SDR family NAD(P)-dependent oxidoreductase, whose amino-acid sequence MTSFFLEKSFLVTGASSGIGKALVLDLNKKGAIVGAIARRKELLKELKDKAEFPDKVFTFPGDVSDSSQLKKITEDFRKKVRQIDGIIHSAGISMRALARETEMKVYESLMEVNFYPLVNLFKLCEAELRQNQGHFVAISSLQGRFATPYRSGYAASKHAVQAFMDSIRLETFNGGMHVMTVSPGYVKTDISVKALSSDGSAYGIMDEGIKNGLSTEVVADRILKAIESGKRDCYPSQFRELFAFWISRFSPSLLDKLLRRARVT is encoded by the coding sequence ATGACGTCCTTCTTTTTGGAAAAATCGTTTCTTGTTACCGGTGCCAGTTCCGGGATCGGAAAGGCTCTCGTTCTGGATCTCAACAAAAAGGGCGCAATCGTAGGTGCGATCGCTCGAAGAAAAGAGCTTTTAAAAGAATTAAAAGACAAGGCCGAGTTTCCCGATAAGGTATTCACTTTTCCAGGTGACGTTTCCGATTCTTCTCAACTCAAAAAAATTACGGAAGATTTTAGAAAGAAAGTCCGACAAATCGACGGAATCATTCATAGCGCCGGTATTAGTATGCGTGCCCTTGCAAGAGAAACCGAGATGAAAGTTTATGAAAGTCTAATGGAGGTAAATTTTTATCCGCTTGTCAATCTTTTCAAACTTTGTGAAGCGGAACTCAGACAAAATCAAGGTCATTTTGTGGCAATATCTTCGTTACAAGGAAGATTCGCCACTCCGTATCGTTCGGGTTATGCGGCGAGCAAACACGCCGTTCAAGCGTTTATGGATAGCATTCGGCTCGAAACTTTTAACGGCGGAATGCACGTTATGACTGTTTCTCCGGGTTATGTGAAGACCGATATTTCGGTGAAGGCTTTGTCATCGGACGGTTCCGCCTATGGAATTATGGATGAAGGAATTAAGAACGGACTTTCTACTGAAGTTGTCGCTGATCGAATTTTAAAGGCGATCGAGTCCGGAAAGAGAGACTGTTATCCTTCTCAGTTTCGGGAGCTTTTTGCATTTTGGATCAGCCGATTCTCGCCTTCGTTATTGGACAAACTTTTAAGAAGAGCGAGAGTGACTTGA
- a CDS encoding DUF2889 domain-containing protein, whose translation MSMLQEIKDRIRFRNTDFQRNYESRYYWFPEESPPFCIIEVNQYDPYHDMTLYLEVDLTTMKIVKSGVEEKRVPYETCPVAIRNYDYLVGEEMSYSKLMSRFPADKTMGCLHINELIQNAAMNFHSAYAFYLKERNFPAQFDEYKMYEGELPARERREIGRHWWMKDRGVKNSCYSFSSRHEKPELKEKVKHLDSITAMMVKEFKKSRRDGS comes from the coding sequence ATAAGCATGTTACAGGAAATCAAAGATAGAATTCGATTTAGAAATACGGATTTTCAAAGAAACTATGAAAGTCGATACTATTGGTTTCCGGAAGAATCTCCTCCGTTTTGTATCATTGAAGTAAACCAATACGATCCCTATCACGATATGACTCTTTATCTTGAAGTCGATTTGACTACGATGAAAATCGTAAAATCTGGAGTCGAAGAAAAGAGGGTTCCCTACGAAACCTGTCCGGTCGCGATCCGAAACTACGATTATCTAGTCGGCGAAGAGATGTCTTATTCGAAACTGATGAGCCGTTTTCCTGCGGATAAAACCATGGGTTGTCTTCACATCAACGAATTGATTCAAAATGCGGCGATGAATTTCCATTCAGCTTATGCTTTTTACTTAAAAGAAAGAAACTTTCCAGCGCAATTCGACGAGTACAAAATGTATGAAGGAGAGCTACCGGCCAGGGAAAGAAGGGAAATCGGACGTCATTGGTGGATGAAAGACAGAGGAGTTAAGAATTCCTGTTATTCTTTTTCTTCCCGCCATGAAAAACCGGAACTCAAAGAAAAAGTGAAACATCTTGACAGTATCACTGCGATGATGGTAAAAGAATTCAAGAAGTCGCGAAGAGATGGATCTTAA
- a CDS encoding AEC family transporter: MAHFVLIPVCLFAGWLLKRGGILPENSGHVLGTFVIYVSLPVLILANVPAMLLEISFVYLALMPWFVFGISILFFYFAGKFFRWTLETRIAVTLCCGLGNTSFVGLPVLRMFYGEEVTNAVLIADQFGTFLCLAIPGFILAVRYLPENEKRNDKKLFVPILKKLFSFPPFLALLFSFFLRLFTIPEELHSVFRILGDTLVPIALITVGFQLRLPDQNSQKGESESHYGSALAIGLLYKLLFAPILIFLCYYFLKVSPKHTKVAVLEAGMAPMITASIVSLQMGFRPILSAAFPGIGLLFSVPTLFLLYILLENFF; encoded by the coding sequence ATGGCTCATTTCGTATTAATTCCAGTTTGTCTTTTTGCCGGTTGGTTACTCAAACGAGGGGGAATTCTTCCGGAAAATTCCGGTCACGTTCTCGGAACTTTCGTAATCTACGTTTCCCTGCCCGTGCTCATTTTAGCGAACGTTCCGGCGATGCTTTTGGAGATTTCCTTCGTTTATTTAGCGCTCATGCCTTGGTTTGTGTTCGGAATATCGATCCTCTTCTTTTACTTTGCGGGCAAATTCTTTCGATGGACTTTGGAGACCAGAATTGCAGTGACTCTCTGTTGCGGACTGGGAAACACTTCCTTTGTCGGACTTCCGGTTTTACGAATGTTTTACGGAGAAGAAGTTACCAATGCGGTCTTAATCGCGGATCAATTCGGAACATTTCTCTGTTTGGCGATTCCGGGATTTATCCTCGCGGTCCGCTACTTACCCGAAAATGAAAAAAGAAACGATAAAAAACTCTTCGTGCCCATCCTGAAAAAGCTCTTTAGTTTCCCACCGTTTCTTGCTTTACTTTTTTCGTTTTTCCTAAGACTTTTCACAATCCCGGAAGAACTCCATTCCGTGTTTCGAATTTTGGGAGATACATTGGTACCAATTGCTTTAATCACGGTCGGATTTCAATTGCGACTTCCCGATCAAAATTCTCAAAAAGGAGAATCGGAATCCCATTATGGAAGCGCCCTTGCAATCGGACTCCTTTACAAATTGCTTTTTGCGCCGATTTTAATATTTCTTTGTTATTACTTTCTGAAAGTAAGCCCGAAACATACGAAGGTTGCGGTATTGGAAGCGGGAATGGCTCCGATGATCACCGCGTCGATCGTTTCGCTTCAGATGGGATTTCGACCCATCCTTTCGGCGGCGTTTCCTGGAATCGGACTTCTATTCTCCGTTCCTACCTTATTTCTACTCTATATTCTTTTGGAGAATTTTTTCTGA
- a CDS encoding ankyrin repeat domain-containing protein, producing the protein MLRSYLISTLYSFGEFFLTDFSESLIDLFSAVKTGKNEEIARLLSEMEGEEVLTDWLKNYRDNYGSGVLSWAVKNLDLEAIELLLEAGADPDETNSRGETPLLTSLDLGNEDLIRRFLDAGADCGKKDFAGNTPLTKAVSTGNMEIVESVYENEEPRPDLEERNGEGYTPLLLAVDLGHFFIVEYLLNQDADFLKKNSEGRTVLHLTSLHNDFEILDLFLEREDSKSILENRDADGNTALLLAASHDSVECLERLLIIGADPLKINSSGKTGLEEAERQKYHHVVKILKKVLVERLFEAAKTGDEDLCKTILRLDISPNSIDLDGNTPLHVAVIQDQVSIVRLLFEENASPFLKNLEGKSALDLAKEAEKQELVQILEPEPEKE; encoded by the coding sequence ATTCTCCGTTCCTACCTTATTTCTACTCTATATTCTTTTGGAGAATTTTTTCTGACCGATTTTTCTGAATCACTGATCGACCTTTTTTCCGCTGTCAAAACCGGAAAGAATGAAGAAATAGCAAGGCTCCTTTCCGAAATGGAAGGAGAAGAAGTCCTAACCGATTGGTTGAAAAACTATAGGGACAACTACGGCTCCGGAGTTCTTTCTTGGGCGGTTAAGAATTTGGATTTGGAAGCGATCGAACTTCTTTTGGAAGCGGGTGCCGATCCCGACGAAACCAATTCTCGCGGAGAAACTCCTTTGTTAACCTCCTTGGATCTTGGAAATGAAGACTTGATTCGAAGGTTTTTAGATGCGGGCGCAGATTGTGGTAAAAAGGATTTTGCAGGTAACACTCCGCTTACAAAAGCAGTGAGTACCGGAAATATGGAAATCGTGGAATCGGTCTATGAAAACGAAGAACCTCGTCCCGACCTTGAAGAAAGAAACGGAGAAGGTTATACTCCTCTACTTCTTGCAGTCGATCTCGGACATTTCTTCATCGTAGAATATCTCTTGAACCAAGACGCGGATTTTCTGAAAAAAAACTCGGAAGGAAGAACCGTTCTTCATCTCACATCTCTTCACAATGATTTTGAAATCTTGGATTTGTTTTTGGAAAGGGAAGATAGTAAATCCATATTAGAAAATCGTGATGCGGATGGAAACACGGCACTCTTACTCGCGGCGTCGCACGATAGCGTAGAATGTCTTGAAAGACTTCTTATTATCGGAGCCGATCCACTTAAGATCAATTCATCCGGGAAAACGGGTTTAGAGGAAGCGGAAAGACAGAAATACCATCACGTAGTGAAGATCCTGAAGAAAGTTTTAGTAGAGCGTCTATTCGAAGCGGCAAAAACGGGGGACGAGGATCTTTGTAAGACAATTCTCCGGCTTGATATTTCTCCGAACTCCATCGACCTCGATGGAAACACACCTCTTCACGTTGCCGTGATTCAGGATCAAGTTTCGATCGTCCGACTTCTATTCGAAGAAAACGCCTCTCCGTTCTTAAAAAACTTAGAAGGAAAATCCGCGTTGGATCTTGCAAAAGAAGCCGAAAAACAAGAACTCGTTCAAATTTTAGAACCGGAACCTGAGAAAGAATAG
- a CDS encoding TIGR00730 family Rossman fold protein, giving the protein MNFTKSAVCVFCGSRNGNNPIYTKVAQELGSLLVEKNLDLVYGGASCGLMGTIADAVLDKGGSVSGIIPDFLTVKEIKHDRVKDMMIVSSMHERKFRMYEKSAGFIALPGGIGTLDELVEITTWNQLKLISKPLGLLNTNGYFDHLFKQLDRMVTDGFMDPSTKNALVISEDPSELLDSLIAKF; this is encoded by the coding sequence ATGAATTTTACCAAGTCAGCTGTTTGTGTTTTTTGCGGTTCTCGCAACGGTAACAATCCCATCTATACGAAAGTCGCGCAGGAACTCGGATCCCTTCTCGTTGAAAAGAATCTCGATCTCGTTTACGGAGGTGCCTCCTGCGGACTCATGGGAACGATCGCAGATGCAGTCCTTGACAAGGGCGGATCCGTTTCCGGAATCATTCCCGACTTTTTGACTGTAAAGGAAATCAAACACGATCGTGTGAAAGATATGATGATCGTTTCTTCCATGCACGAGAGAAAGTTTAGAATGTATGAAAAGTCCGCCGGTTTTATCGCCCTTCCCGGCGGAATTGGAACTCTGGATGAACTCGTGGAAATCACGACTTGGAATCAACTCAAACTCATCTCAAAACCTTTGGGATTGCTGAATACAAATGGCTATTTCGATCATCTCTTCAAACAATTGGATCGAATGGTGACCGACGGATTTATGGATCCGTCAACTAAGAACGCGCTTGTCATTTCCGAGGATCCGTCCGAACTTTTGGATTCGTTAATCGCGAAGTTTTAA
- a CDS encoding cation diffusion facilitator family transporter: protein MTLETEMIRAQSDEKNLLLKKRASILALLVSGTLLIFKSGTGWWTDSIAVWASATDSGLDFLTSLINLFAILVASKPADEDHRYGHGKAEAIAGLLQSLFIFLSGSLILYKAVHSFFDPPKEIQDLPGIVVMVFSLGLTIFLVLYQRYVLRKTGSLVISADSVHYSSDILSNGAVILSLIVVRITGTIQIDFIVGSLIALYVIWSSARIFRSSVDILMDKDVSHFYRPSIARIIQEFKPEVFGFQKLRTRSVGDLHILEFHLSMPGNLTLAKIKNITDSVEERLKLEFPSIEVWIHSVPLIENESENSKGI from the coding sequence ATGACCTTAGAAACAGAAATGATCCGAGCACAATCCGATGAGAAAAATCTGCTTCTGAAAAAAAGGGCCTCGATTCTCGCGCTCTTGGTTTCCGGAACTCTCCTGATCTTCAAGTCGGGAACGGGATGGTGGACGGATTCCATCGCGGTCTGGGCGTCCGCTACAGATAGTGGTCTCGACTTTTTAACTTCTCTGATCAATTTATTTGCGATCCTGGTAGCTTCCAAACCCGCCGACGAAGACCATCGATACGGTCATGGAAAAGCGGAAGCGATCGCGGGACTTCTCCAAAGTTTATTTATCTTTCTTTCCGGTTCTTTGATTCTTTACAAAGCGGTTCATTCTTTTTTTGATCCTCCGAAAGAAATTCAGGATCTCCCTGGAATCGTCGTAATGGTTTTTTCCTTGGGCCTTACCATTTTTCTCGTTTTGTATCAACGATACGTTCTGCGAAAAACGGGTTCTCTCGTTATCTCTGCTGACAGCGTTCATTATTCTTCCGATATTTTGAGTAACGGCGCCGTGATTCTTTCTTTGATCGTTGTGAGAATCACAGGAACGATCCAGATCGATTTTATCGTAGGTTCGCTCATTGCACTCTATGTGATCTGGAGTAGTGCTAGGATTTTTCGTTCGAGTGTGGATATCTTGATGGATAAGGACGTATCTCATTTTTATCGTCCTTCCATCGCTCGGATCATTCAGGAATTTAAACCGGAAGTTTTTGGATTTCAAAAACTCCGGACGCGCTCAGTCGGCGATTTACATATTTTAGAATTTCATCTTTCTATGCCGGGAAATTTGACTCTTGCTAAAATCAAAAATATTACCGATTCCGTCGAAGAGAGATTAAAATTGGAATTTCCTTCGATTGAAGTTTGGATTCATTCCGTTCCGTTGATCGAGAATGAAAGTGAAAATAGCAAGGGAATTTGA
- a CDS encoding LA_2444/LA_4059 family outer membrane protein: MKKQILNLVSLFFYFLIVFLSYGIFSQAKAPQPNPDQLEREADELEVKAGKAQDPVTRQRLILEIQRKRTDAAELRNALHEQELNKTPKGATFEIGVLFHQATWVPESLARRQNVSTNETNTFLYTSGAYRNINSVAAIGGFDAHLINNTGSFYSSPQGNTKTAYPIRFLYLTESKKFGVEATFLDFRINPSYSSVNVNPTPGNLNQSYSVYSPELRRTDIQLNLLYFFETGSGTRIGPSLGIRNLDTYSKEYGNLPGGLGFGNLEEKAGGLGPQIGFRIVKKLNSYFQFHASGDYFKTLGKYHLKTNGTTNYNGIQNFLVMETAGSAGENLVKRTGYQLDTGLSFSRTSWLKFTFGFQYTEMRSSVSGYNYNASLLIPDVVSATALNTITKPVDLASTRPALEKEVVDSYYGFYLGVSLIL, from the coding sequence ATGAAGAAACAAATTCTAAACTTAGTTTCCCTCTTTTTTTACTTCCTGATCGTATTTCTTTCCTACGGAATTTTTTCCCAGGCGAAAGCCCCGCAACCGAATCCGGATCAACTGGAAAGAGAGGCCGATGAACTCGAAGTGAAAGCGGGAAAAGCACAAGATCCGGTAACAAGACAAAGGTTGATTTTGGAGATTCAAAGAAAGAGGACGGACGCGGCCGAACTGAGAAACGCTCTCCACGAACAAGAATTGAACAAGACTCCGAAAGGTGCTACTTTTGAAATCGGAGTTCTCTTTCATCAAGCGACTTGGGTTCCGGAATCTTTAGCAAGAAGACAAAACGTCTCCACAAACGAAACCAACACGTTTCTTTACACTTCGGGTGCATATCGAAATATTAATTCCGTAGCGGCGATCGGCGGCTTTGACGCTCACCTAATAAACAACACAGGAAGTTTTTATTCCAGCCCCCAAGGAAATACGAAGACTGCCTATCCGATTCGCTTTTTATATTTAACAGAATCCAAAAAATTTGGAGTAGAGGCGACTTTCTTAGATTTTAGAATCAATCCGTCTTATTCTTCGGTTAATGTAAATCCGACTCCTGGAAACTTAAATCAATCCTACAGTGTTTACAGTCCGGAACTTCGAAGAACGGATATCCAACTGAATCTCTTGTATTTTTTTGAGACCGGTTCCGGAACGAGAATCGGCCCCTCTTTAGGAATCCGAAACTTGGATACCTATTCCAAAGAATATGGAAATTTACCGGGAGGATTGGGCTTTGGAAATTTGGAAGAAAAGGCCGGAGGACTCGGACCACAGATCGGATTTCGAATCGTAAAGAAGCTCAATTCCTATTTTCAATTTCACGCAAGCGGCGATTATTTTAAAACGTTGGGAAAATATCATCTGAAAACGAATGGAACGACAAACTATAACGGAATTCAGAATTTTCTCGTGATGGAAACCGCCGGCTCGGCTGGGGAAAATCTCGTAAAAAGAACGGGATACCAACTGGATACGGGACTTTCTTTTTCTAGAACAAGCTGGTTAAAGTTTACGTTTGGTTTTCAATATACGGAGATGCGATCGTCCGTCTCAGGATACAATTACAACGCTTCTCTCTTAATTCCTGATGTCGTCAGCGCGACCGCTTTGAATACAATCACCAAACCCGTTGACTTAGCATCGACAAGACCCGCTTTGGAAAAAGAGGTCGTAGATTCTTACTATGGATTTTATTTAGGAGTTTCTCTAATCTTATAA